The Meles meles chromosome 6, mMelMel3.1 paternal haplotype, whole genome shotgun sequence genome has a window encoding:
- the ARPIN gene encoding arpin isoform X2 has protein sequence MNDSGGLASAQAEVSFSAEERYYVLYVRPSRIHRRKFDPKGNEVEPNFSATRKVNTGFLMSSYKVEAMGDTDRLTPEALKLLVQKPELLALTESLTPDQTVAFWMPESEMEALELELGAGVRLKTRGDGPFLESLIKLEAGTVTKCNFAGAGKTGASWTDNIMAQKSSAGATEETREQGDGAEDEEWDD, from the exons ATGAATGACTCTGGGGGTTTGGCATCTGCCCAAGCGGAAGTATCTTTCAGCGCTGAG GAGCGCTACTACGTGCTGTACGTCAGGCCCAGTCGTATCCATCGCCGGAAGTTCGACCCCAAGGGAAATGAGGTTGAGCCCAACTTCAGCGCCACCAGGAAGGTCAACACGGGCTTCCTCATGTCGTCCTACA AGGTGGAGGCGATGGGGGACACCGACAGGCTCACGCCCGAGGCCCTGAAGCTGCTGGTGCAAAAGCCAGAGCTGCTTGCGTTGACGGAGAGCCTTACCCCCGACCAGACAGTGGCGTTCTGGATGCCCGAGTCGGAGATGGAGGCCTTGGAACTGGAGCTGGGGGCCGGGGTACGGCTGAAAACTCGAGGCGACGGCCCTTTCCTCG AATCCTTAATCAAACTTGAGGCTGGGACAGTGACCAAGTGTAATTTCGCTGGTGCTGGAAAGACAGGGGCATCCTGGACAGACAACATTATGGCGCAGAAGTCTTCGGCAGGAGCCACGGAGGAGACCCGAGAGCAGGGGGACGGGGCCGAGGACGAGGAGTGG GATGACTGA
- the ARPIN gene encoding arpin isoform X1, with product MSSYKVEAMGDTDRLTPEALKLLVQKPELLALTESLTPDQTVAFWMPESEMEALELELGAGVRLKTRGDGPFLESLIKLEAGTVTKCNFAGAGKTGASWTDNIMAQKSSAGATEETREQGDGAEDEEWDD from the exons ATGTCGTCCTACA AGGTGGAGGCGATGGGGGACACCGACAGGCTCACGCCCGAGGCCCTGAAGCTGCTGGTGCAAAAGCCAGAGCTGCTTGCGTTGACGGAGAGCCTTACCCCCGACCAGACAGTGGCGTTCTGGATGCCCGAGTCGGAGATGGAGGCCTTGGAACTGGAGCTGGGGGCCGGGGTACGGCTGAAAACTCGAGGCGACGGCCCTTTCCTCG AATCCTTAATCAAACTTGAGGCTGGGACAGTGACCAAGTGTAATTTCGCTGGTGCTGGAAAGACAGGGGCATCCTGGACAGACAACATTATGGCGCAGAAGTCTTCGGCAGGAGCCACGGAGGAGACCCGAGAGCAGGGGGACGGGGCCGAGGACGAGGAGTGG GATGACTGA